In one Meles meles chromosome 17, mMelMel3.1 paternal haplotype, whole genome shotgun sequence genomic region, the following are encoded:
- the ARHGEF11 gene encoding rho guanine nucleotide exchange factor 11 isoform X7, which produces MSVRLPQSIDSPIAAWLSSLSLGDPAPERRSPSQLRQPSDPSETAGLVQRCVIIQKDQHGFGFTVSGDRIVLVQSVRPGGAAMRAGVQEGDRIIKVNGTMVTNSSHLEVVKLIKSGAYVALTLLGSSPSPLGVSGLPQDPAPTGAPRATPAVPPPPPPPPLPPPQRITGPKPLQDPEFQKHATQILRNMLRQEEKELQRICEVYSRNPASPLEEQIEGARRRVTQLQLKIQQETGGGGGGVDVPLQYGDASQRASEGQLSLDSQEGDSGLDSGTERFPSLNEALLSRNSALSDPGPDSPRTSPVIMARLAQHHRRQASDTPVPGSSDQATDQSPKPLIIGPEEDYDPGYFNNESDSVFQDLEKLKARPAHLAVFLRYIFSQADPSPLLFYLCTDVYQQANPKDSRTLAKDIWNIFLEKNAPLRVNVPEVLQAELDLRLRASEDVRIALREAQEAAMPEIQEQIQDYRAKRTLGLGSLYGENDLLGLDGDPVRERQVAEKQLAALADILSKYEEDRSAPMDFALNTYMSHAGLRLREARPSGAAEKAQAAPDKDKWLPFFPKTKKQSSNSKKDKDALEDKRRNPILKYIGKPKSSSQSTFHIPLSPVEVKPGNVRNIIQHFENNQPYDAPEPGTQRLSTGSFPEDLLESDSSRSEIRLGRSESLKGREEMKRSRKAENVPRSRSDVDMDAAAEAARLHQSASSSASSLSTRSLENPTPPFTPKMGRRSIESPSLGFCTDALLPHLLEDDLGQLSDLEPEPDAQNWQHTVGKDVVAGLSQREIDRQEVINELFVTEASHLRTLRVLDLIFYQRMKKENLMPREELARLFPNLPELIEIHNSWCEAMRKLREEGPIVRDIGDLMLARFDGPAREELQQVAARFCSCQSAALGLIKAKQRKESRFQLFMQEAESHPQCRRLQLRDLIISEMQRLTKYPLLLESVLKHTEGGTAEHEKLCRARDRCREILKYVNEAVKQTENRHRLEGYQKRLDTTSLERASNPLAAEFKSLDLTASRMVHEGPLSWRISKDKSLDLHVLLLENLLVLLQRQDEKLLLKCHSKTAAGSSDSKQTFSPVLKLNAVLVRSVATDKRAFFVICTSELGPPQIYELVALTSSDKNTWMELLEEAVRNATRRPGGAPTLAHPPPTQEPAHQSPTPSRVQLDGSEVFHSEPEPGELPGAGPGPQQRVKGMHPVGPEDPEREGSLEEELRALPRPSTSLDGEHRGGRTRDPILLPLPGPLFTEGLADSALEDVESLRCLILGSLLQGQRPEAQPAREPEDDLTPTPSLGSSTCHPADAGSPGHGPLAGEEPEQGDAALCSLERLPPRARNSGIWESPELDRNPEEEASSAEAAGGYKVVRKGNCFYVSMPVGPPDSSTEPSQPDRLPAWQPWGSSGGRRRPSRPAPGLALRDVGSVFHTIEQLTVKLNRLKDMELAHRELLRSLAGESGGTTPVGSFHTEAARWTDSSLPLPARETLASDSRDGHQPAPCSEDGSDTPLEDGAALPASSPGL; this is translated from the exons CCCCATTGCGGCCTG GTTGAGCAGCCTGTCTCTGGGGGACCCGGCGCCCGAACGCAGGTCCCCTTCCCAGCTCCGCCAGCCGTCGGACCCCTCTGAGACAGCAG GTCTCGTCCAGCGCTGCGTCATCATCCAGAAGGACCAGCATGGCTTCGGCTTCACGGTCAGCGGGGACCGTATCGTCCTGGTGCAGTCTGTGCGGCCTG GAGGGGCAGCCATGAGAGCCGGTGTCCAAGAGGGCGATCGGATCATCAAA GTGAACGGCACCATGGTGACCAACAGCTCACACTTGGAGGTGGTGAAGCTTATCAAAT CTGGCGCCTACGTCGCCCTGACGCTCCTGGGCTCCTCCCCGTCGCCCCTGGGCGTCTCTGGGCTGCCGCAGGACCCCGCCCCCACCGGAGCGCCCCGAGCCACGCCTGCCGTCCCACCACCTCCGCCTCCGCCGCCTCTGCCGCCCCCGCAGCGCATCACAGGGCCCAAACCGCTGCAG GATCCCGAATTCCAGAAACATGCCACCCAGATCCTTCGCAACATGTtgaggcaggaggagaaagaattACAG CGCATCTGCGAGGTGTACAGCCGGAACCCCGCCAGCCCGCTGGAAGAGCAGATCGAGGGGGCCCGGAGGCGCGTCACACAGCTGCAGCTGAAGATCCAGCAGGAgacgggcggcggcggcggcggcgtg GACGTGCCCCTCCAGTATGGTGACGCCAGCCAGAGAGCATCAGAAG GCCAACTCTCCCTGGATTCCCAGGAGGGGGACAGCGGCCTGGACTCGGGGACAGAGCGCTTCCCGTCCCTCAACGAG GCGCTACTGAGTCGGAACTCTGCACTGTCGGACCCTGGGCCGGACAGCCCCCGCACCTCACCTGTGATCATGGCCCGGCTGGCCCAGCACCACCGGCGGCAGGCCTCGGACACGCCGGTGCCCGGCTCCAGTGACCAG GCCACAGACCAGAGCCCGAAGCCTTTAATTATTGGCCCAGAGGAAGATTATGACCCGGGTTATTTCAACAACGAG AGCGACAGCGTcttccaggacctggagaagcTGAAGGCTCGGCCCGCGCACCTGGCCGTTTTCCTGCGCTACATCTTCTCTCAGGCTGACCCCAGTCCACTG ctttTTTACCTATGCACAGATGTATATCAGCAGGCAAACCCCAAGGATTCTCGAACCTTAGCAAAAGACATCTGGAAcatttttctagagaaaaatGCG CCGCTGAGAGTAAACGTCCCAGAGGTGTTGCAGGCTGAACTTG ACTTACGTCTGCGCGCCAGTGAGGACGTCCGCATCGCGCTCCGTGAAGCTCAGGAGGCGGCCATGCCCGAGATCCAGGAGCAGATACAGGATTACAG GGCGAAGCGCACCCTGGGGCTGGGCAGTCTGTACGGGGAGAACGACCTGCTGGGCCTGGACGGGGACCCTGTGCGAGAACGCCAAGTGGCCGAGAAGCAGCTGGCCGCCCTGGCGGACATTCT GTCCAAGTACGAGGAGGACAGGAG CGCCCCCATGGACTTCGCCCTCAACACCTACATGAGCCACGCCGGGCTCCGTCTCCGAGAGGCACGGCCTTCCGGTGCAGCTGAAAAGGCCCAGGCAGCTCCCGACAAGGACAAGTGGCTGCCCTTCTTCCCAAAGACCAAGAAG CAGAGCAGCAATTCCAAGAAAGACAAGGACGCCTTGGAGGACAAGAGGCGAAACCCTATCCTCAAGTACATCGGGAAGCCTAAAAGCTCTTCGCAGAGCA catttcatATTCCCTTGTCCCCTGTGGAAG TCAAGCCAGGCAATGTGAGGAACATCATTCAGCACTTCGAGAACAACCAGCCGTATGACGCCCCAGAGCCCGGGACGCAGCGGCTGTCCACCGGCAGCTTCCCCGAGGACCTGCTGGAGAGTGACAG CTCCCGCTCAGAGATCCGCCTGGGCCGCTCTGAGAGCCTGAAGGGCCGGGAGGAGATGAAGCGGTCACGGAAGGCGGAGAACGTGCCGCGCTCTCGCAGCGACGTGGACATGGACGCGGCCGCAGAAGCTGCCCGTCTCCACCAGTCcgcctcctcctctgcctccagtCTCTCCACCAG GTCTCTGGAGAACCCGACCCCTCCCTTCACCCCCAAAATGGGCCGCAG GAGCATTGAGTCCCCCAGCCTGGGGTTCTGCACGGACGCCCTCCTCCCGCACCTGCTAGAGGACGATCTGGGCCAGCTGTCAGACCTGGAGCCGGAGCCCGACGCCCAGAACTGGCAGCACACGGTGGGCAAGGATGTGGTGGCCGGGCTAAGCCAGAGGGAGATTGACCGGCAGGAGGTCATCAACG AGCTGTTTGTGACGGAAGCGTCCCATCTGCGCACGCTCCGGGTCCTCGACCTGATTTTCTACCAGCGGATGAAGAAGGAGAATCTGATGCCCCGAGAGGAGCTGGCCCGGCTCTTCCCCAACCTGCCCGAGCTCATCGAGATCCACA ATTCCTGGTGCGAGGCCATGAGGAAGCTCCGGGAGGAGGGCCCCATTGTCAGGGACATCGGTGACCTCATGCTGGCTCGG TTCGACGGCCCTGCCCGGGAGGAGCTCCAGCAGGTGGCCGCCCGCTTCTGCTCCTGCCAGTCAGCGGCGCTGGGGCTCATCAAGGCCAAGCAGCGCAAGGAGAGCCGCTTCCAGCTGTTCATGCAG GAGGCTGAGAGCCACCCCCAGTGCCGACGGCTGCAGCTCAGGGACCTCATCATCTCGGAGATGCAGCGGCTTACCAAGTACCCCCTGCTGCTGGAGAGCGTCCTCAAGCACACAGAGG GTGGCACCGCTGAACACGAGAAGCTCTGCCGGGCGCGGGACCGGTGCCGGGAGATCCTCAAGTACGTGAACGAAGCAGTGAAGCAGACAGAGAACCGGCACCGGCTGGAGGGCTACCAGAAGCGGCTGGACACCACATCCCTGGAAAGGGCCAGCAACCCGCTGGCGGCAGAGTTCAAG AGCCTGGACCTCACGGCCAGCAGGATGGTCCACGAGGGGCCGCTGAGCTGGAGGATCAGCAAGGACAAGAGCTTGG aCCTGCACGTGCTGCTGCTGGAGAACCTCCTGGTGCTGCTGCAGAGGCAGGACGAGAAGCTGCTGCTCAAATGCCACAGCAAGACGGCGGCGGGCTCGTCGGACAGCAAGCAGACCTTCAGCCCCGTGCTCAAGCTCAACGCCGTGCTCGTCCGCTCCGTGGCCACCG ACAAACGGGCCTTCTTCGTCATCTGCACCTCGGAGCTGGGGCCCCCCCAGATCTACGAGCTGGTGGCACTGACGTCGTCGGACAAGAACAC ATGGATGGAGCTTTTGGAGGAGGCCGTGCGGAATGCCACCCGGCGCCCGGGAGGTGCCCCCACGCTCGCCCATCCCCCGCCCACCCAGGAGCCGGCGCACCAgagccccacacccagcag GGTCCAGCTGGATGGCTCAGAAGTGTTCCACAGTGAACCAGAGCCCGGGGAGCTGCCCGGAG CAGGCCCTGGGCCCCAGCAGAGGGTGAAGGGGATGCACCCGGTCGGGCCGGAGGATCCCGAGCGGGAGGGCAGCCTGGAGGAGGAGCTGCGTGCCCTGCCTCGCCCCTCCACGTCTCTGGATGGAGAGCACAGGGGCGGCCGGACGAGAGACCccatcctcctgcccctcccaggccccCTGTTCACGGAAGGGCTGGCGGACTCAGCCCTGGAGGACG TGGAGAGCCTGCGATGCCTCatcctggggagcctgctgcagggTCAGCGCCCTGAGGCACAGCCTGCCAGGGAGCCTGAAGACGACCTCACCCCCACACCGTCCCTTGGGAGCAGCACCTGTCACCCCGCGGACGCCGGCTCCCCGGGTCATGGCCCCCTGGCGGGGGAGGAGCCAGAGCAGGGGGACgcggctctctgctccctggagCGGCTGCCCCCGCGGGCCCGGAATTCGGGGATCTGGGAGTCTCCTGAGCTGGACAGGAACCCCGAGGAGGAGGCTTCGAGCGCCGAGGCAGCAGGAGGTTACAAGGTGGTGAGAAAAG GGAACTGCTTCTACGTCAGCATGCCGGTGGGCCCCCCCGACTCCAGCACCGAGCCCTCGCAGCCCGACCGCCTCCCGGCCTGGCAGCCCTGGGGAAGCAGTGGAGGTCGCCGGCGCCCAAGCCGCCCTGCGCCCGGCCTGGCCCTCCGGGACGTGGGCAGCGTCTTCCACACCATCGAGCAGCTCACCGTCAAGCTCAATAGGCTCAAG GACATGGAGCTGGCCCACCGAGAGCTGCTCAGGTCCCTCGCGGGAGAGTCCGGCGGCACCACGCCCGTGGGCAGTTTCCACACGGAGGCAGCCAGATGGACAGACAGCTCTCTGCCACTTCCAGCCAGGGAAACCCTGGCCTCCGACTCCAGGGACGGCCACCAGCCAGCGCCGTGCTCAGAGGATG GCTCCGACACACCCCTGGAAGACGGTGCAGCACTCCCAGCCTCGTCCCCAGGACTGTAA
- the ARHGEF11 gene encoding rho guanine nucleotide exchange factor 11 isoform X1: protein MSVRLPQSIDSPIAAWLSSLSLGDPAPERRSPSQLRQPSDPSETAGLVQRCVIIQKDQHGFGFTVSGDRIVLVQSVRPGGAAMRAGVQEGDRIIKVNGTMVTNSSHLEVVKLIKSGAYVALTLLGSSPSPLGVSGLPQDPAPTGAPRATPAVPPPPPPPPLPPPQRITGPKPLQDPEFQKHATQILRNMLRQEEKELQRICEVYSRNPASPLEEQIEGARRRVTQLQLKIQQETGGGGGGVDVPLQYGDASQRASEGQLSLDSQEGDSGLDSGTERFPSLNEALLSRNSALSDPGPDSPRTSPVIMARLAQHHRRQASDTPVPGSSDQATDQSPKPLIIGPEEDYDPGYFNNESDSVFQDLEKLKARPAHLAVFLRYIFSQADPSPLLFYLCTDVYQQANPKDSRTLAKDIWNIFLEKNAPLRVNVPEVLQAELDLRLRASEDVRIALREAQEAAMPEIQEQIQDYRAKRTLGLGSLYGENDLLGLDGDPVRERQVAEKQLAALADILSKYEEDRSAPMDFALNTYMSHAGLRLREARPSGAAEKAQAAPDKDKWLPFFPKTKKQSSNSKKDKDALEDKRRNPILKYIGKPKSSSQSTFHIPLSPVEVKPGNVRNIIQHFENNQPYDAPEPGTQRLSTGSFPEDLLESDSSRSEIRLGRSESLKGREEMKRSRKAENVPRSRSDVDMDAAAEAARLHQSASSSASSLSTRSLENPTPPFTPKMGRRSIESPSLGFCTDALLPHLLEDDLGQLSDLEPEPDAQNWQHTVGKDVVAGLSQREIDRQEVINELFVTEASHLRTLRVLDLIFYQRMKKENLMPREELARLFPNLPELIEIHNSWCEAMRKLREEGPIVRDIGDLMLARFDGPAREELQQVAARFCSCQSAALGLIKAKQRKESRFQLFMQEAESHPQCRRLQLRDLIISEMQRLTKYPLLLESVLKHTEGGTAEHEKLCRARDRCREILKYVNEAVKQTENRHRLEGYQKRLDTTSLERASNPLAAEFKSLDLTASRMVHEGPLSWRISKDKSLDLHVLLLENLLVLLQRQDEKLLLKCHSKTAAGSSDSKQTFSPVLKLNAVLVRSVATDKRAFFVICTSELGPPQIYELVALTSSDKNTWMELLEEAVRNATRRPGGAPTLAHPPPTQEPAHQSPTPSRVQLDGSEVFHSEPEPGELPGAGPGPQQRVKGMHPVGPEDPEREGSLEEELRALPRPSTSLDGEHRGGRTRDPILLPLPGPLFTEGLADSALEDVESLRCLILGSLLQGQRPEAQPAREPEDDLTPTPSLGSSTCHPADAGSPGHGPLAGEEPEQGDAALCSLERLPPRARNSGIWESPELDRNPEEEASSAEAAGGYKVVRKDAAEVAGSKARLPERSRSGPEPPDVEGGAEAAGNCFYVSMPVGPPDSSTEPSQPDRLPAWQPWGSSGGRRRPSRPAPGLALRDVGSVFHTIEQLTVKLNRLKDMELAHRELLRSLAGESGGTTPVGSFHTEAARWTDSSLPLPARETLASDSRDGHQPAPCSEDGSDTPLEDGAALPASSPGL from the exons CCCCATTGCGGCCTG GTTGAGCAGCCTGTCTCTGGGGGACCCGGCGCCCGAACGCAGGTCCCCTTCCCAGCTCCGCCAGCCGTCGGACCCCTCTGAGACAGCAG GTCTCGTCCAGCGCTGCGTCATCATCCAGAAGGACCAGCATGGCTTCGGCTTCACGGTCAGCGGGGACCGTATCGTCCTGGTGCAGTCTGTGCGGCCTG GAGGGGCAGCCATGAGAGCCGGTGTCCAAGAGGGCGATCGGATCATCAAA GTGAACGGCACCATGGTGACCAACAGCTCACACTTGGAGGTGGTGAAGCTTATCAAAT CTGGCGCCTACGTCGCCCTGACGCTCCTGGGCTCCTCCCCGTCGCCCCTGGGCGTCTCTGGGCTGCCGCAGGACCCCGCCCCCACCGGAGCGCCCCGAGCCACGCCTGCCGTCCCACCACCTCCGCCTCCGCCGCCTCTGCCGCCCCCGCAGCGCATCACAGGGCCCAAACCGCTGCAG GATCCCGAATTCCAGAAACATGCCACCCAGATCCTTCGCAACATGTtgaggcaggaggagaaagaattACAG CGCATCTGCGAGGTGTACAGCCGGAACCCCGCCAGCCCGCTGGAAGAGCAGATCGAGGGGGCCCGGAGGCGCGTCACACAGCTGCAGCTGAAGATCCAGCAGGAgacgggcggcggcggcggcggcgtg GACGTGCCCCTCCAGTATGGTGACGCCAGCCAGAGAGCATCAGAAG GCCAACTCTCCCTGGATTCCCAGGAGGGGGACAGCGGCCTGGACTCGGGGACAGAGCGCTTCCCGTCCCTCAACGAG GCGCTACTGAGTCGGAACTCTGCACTGTCGGACCCTGGGCCGGACAGCCCCCGCACCTCACCTGTGATCATGGCCCGGCTGGCCCAGCACCACCGGCGGCAGGCCTCGGACACGCCGGTGCCCGGCTCCAGTGACCAG GCCACAGACCAGAGCCCGAAGCCTTTAATTATTGGCCCAGAGGAAGATTATGACCCGGGTTATTTCAACAACGAG AGCGACAGCGTcttccaggacctggagaagcTGAAGGCTCGGCCCGCGCACCTGGCCGTTTTCCTGCGCTACATCTTCTCTCAGGCTGACCCCAGTCCACTG ctttTTTACCTATGCACAGATGTATATCAGCAGGCAAACCCCAAGGATTCTCGAACCTTAGCAAAAGACATCTGGAAcatttttctagagaaaaatGCG CCGCTGAGAGTAAACGTCCCAGAGGTGTTGCAGGCTGAACTTG ACTTACGTCTGCGCGCCAGTGAGGACGTCCGCATCGCGCTCCGTGAAGCTCAGGAGGCGGCCATGCCCGAGATCCAGGAGCAGATACAGGATTACAG GGCGAAGCGCACCCTGGGGCTGGGCAGTCTGTACGGGGAGAACGACCTGCTGGGCCTGGACGGGGACCCTGTGCGAGAACGCCAAGTGGCCGAGAAGCAGCTGGCCGCCCTGGCGGACATTCT GTCCAAGTACGAGGAGGACAGGAG CGCCCCCATGGACTTCGCCCTCAACACCTACATGAGCCACGCCGGGCTCCGTCTCCGAGAGGCACGGCCTTCCGGTGCAGCTGAAAAGGCCCAGGCAGCTCCCGACAAGGACAAGTGGCTGCCCTTCTTCCCAAAGACCAAGAAG CAGAGCAGCAATTCCAAGAAAGACAAGGACGCCTTGGAGGACAAGAGGCGAAACCCTATCCTCAAGTACATCGGGAAGCCTAAAAGCTCTTCGCAGAGCA catttcatATTCCCTTGTCCCCTGTGGAAG TCAAGCCAGGCAATGTGAGGAACATCATTCAGCACTTCGAGAACAACCAGCCGTATGACGCCCCAGAGCCCGGGACGCAGCGGCTGTCCACCGGCAGCTTCCCCGAGGACCTGCTGGAGAGTGACAG CTCCCGCTCAGAGATCCGCCTGGGCCGCTCTGAGAGCCTGAAGGGCCGGGAGGAGATGAAGCGGTCACGGAAGGCGGAGAACGTGCCGCGCTCTCGCAGCGACGTGGACATGGACGCGGCCGCAGAAGCTGCCCGTCTCCACCAGTCcgcctcctcctctgcctccagtCTCTCCACCAG GTCTCTGGAGAACCCGACCCCTCCCTTCACCCCCAAAATGGGCCGCAG GAGCATTGAGTCCCCCAGCCTGGGGTTCTGCACGGACGCCCTCCTCCCGCACCTGCTAGAGGACGATCTGGGCCAGCTGTCAGACCTGGAGCCGGAGCCCGACGCCCAGAACTGGCAGCACACGGTGGGCAAGGATGTGGTGGCCGGGCTAAGCCAGAGGGAGATTGACCGGCAGGAGGTCATCAACG AGCTGTTTGTGACGGAAGCGTCCCATCTGCGCACGCTCCGGGTCCTCGACCTGATTTTCTACCAGCGGATGAAGAAGGAGAATCTGATGCCCCGAGAGGAGCTGGCCCGGCTCTTCCCCAACCTGCCCGAGCTCATCGAGATCCACA ATTCCTGGTGCGAGGCCATGAGGAAGCTCCGGGAGGAGGGCCCCATTGTCAGGGACATCGGTGACCTCATGCTGGCTCGG TTCGACGGCCCTGCCCGGGAGGAGCTCCAGCAGGTGGCCGCCCGCTTCTGCTCCTGCCAGTCAGCGGCGCTGGGGCTCATCAAGGCCAAGCAGCGCAAGGAGAGCCGCTTCCAGCTGTTCATGCAG GAGGCTGAGAGCCACCCCCAGTGCCGACGGCTGCAGCTCAGGGACCTCATCATCTCGGAGATGCAGCGGCTTACCAAGTACCCCCTGCTGCTGGAGAGCGTCCTCAAGCACACAGAGG GTGGCACCGCTGAACACGAGAAGCTCTGCCGGGCGCGGGACCGGTGCCGGGAGATCCTCAAGTACGTGAACGAAGCAGTGAAGCAGACAGAGAACCGGCACCGGCTGGAGGGCTACCAGAAGCGGCTGGACACCACATCCCTGGAAAGGGCCAGCAACCCGCTGGCGGCAGAGTTCAAG AGCCTGGACCTCACGGCCAGCAGGATGGTCCACGAGGGGCCGCTGAGCTGGAGGATCAGCAAGGACAAGAGCTTGG aCCTGCACGTGCTGCTGCTGGAGAACCTCCTGGTGCTGCTGCAGAGGCAGGACGAGAAGCTGCTGCTCAAATGCCACAGCAAGACGGCGGCGGGCTCGTCGGACAGCAAGCAGACCTTCAGCCCCGTGCTCAAGCTCAACGCCGTGCTCGTCCGCTCCGTGGCCACCG ACAAACGGGCCTTCTTCGTCATCTGCACCTCGGAGCTGGGGCCCCCCCAGATCTACGAGCTGGTGGCACTGACGTCGTCGGACAAGAACAC ATGGATGGAGCTTTTGGAGGAGGCCGTGCGGAATGCCACCCGGCGCCCGGGAGGTGCCCCCACGCTCGCCCATCCCCCGCCCACCCAGGAGCCGGCGCACCAgagccccacacccagcag GGTCCAGCTGGATGGCTCAGAAGTGTTCCACAGTGAACCAGAGCCCGGGGAGCTGCCCGGAG CAGGCCCTGGGCCCCAGCAGAGGGTGAAGGGGATGCACCCGGTCGGGCCGGAGGATCCCGAGCGGGAGGGCAGCCTGGAGGAGGAGCTGCGTGCCCTGCCTCGCCCCTCCACGTCTCTGGATGGAGAGCACAGGGGCGGCCGGACGAGAGACCccatcctcctgcccctcccaggccccCTGTTCACGGAAGGGCTGGCGGACTCAGCCCTGGAGGACG TGGAGAGCCTGCGATGCCTCatcctggggagcctgctgcagggTCAGCGCCCTGAGGCACAGCCTGCCAGGGAGCCTGAAGACGACCTCACCCCCACACCGTCCCTTGGGAGCAGCACCTGTCACCCCGCGGACGCCGGCTCCCCGGGTCATGGCCCCCTGGCGGGGGAGGAGCCAGAGCAGGGGGACgcggctctctgctccctggagCGGCTGCCCCCGCGGGCCCGGAATTCGGGGATCTGGGAGTCTCCTGAGCTGGACAGGAACCCCGAGGAGGAGGCTTCGAGCGCCGAGGCAGCAGGAGGTTACAAGGTGGTGAGAAAAG ACGCAGCGGAGGTGGCGGGCAGCAAGGCCAGGCTCCCAGAGCGCAGCCGGTCAGGGCCTGAGCCACCCGACGTGGAAGGCGGAGCAGAGGCTGCGG GGAACTGCTTCTACGTCAGCATGCCGGTGGGCCCCCCCGACTCCAGCACCGAGCCCTCGCAGCCCGACCGCCTCCCGGCCTGGCAGCCCTGGGGAAGCAGTGGAGGTCGCCGGCGCCCAAGCCGCCCTGCGCCCGGCCTGGCCCTCCGGGACGTGGGCAGCGTCTTCCACACCATCGAGCAGCTCACCGTCAAGCTCAATAGGCTCAAG GACATGGAGCTGGCCCACCGAGAGCTGCTCAGGTCCCTCGCGGGAGAGTCCGGCGGCACCACGCCCGTGGGCAGTTTCCACACGGAGGCAGCCAGATGGACAGACAGCTCTCTGCCACTTCCAGCCAGGGAAACCCTGGCCTCCGACTCCAGGGACGGCCACCAGCCAGCGCCGTGCTCAGAGGATG GCTCCGACACACCCCTGGAAGACGGTGCAGCACTCCCAGCCTCGTCCCCAGGACTGTAA